One stretch of Microbacterium terrae DNA includes these proteins:
- a CDS encoding exonuclease domain-containing protein — protein sequence MLDFTTIDFETANSYRGSPCSVGLVRVRNGQIVESQHWLIRPPEGADWFDGWNIAIHGITAEMVADAPRWKDILPAIVDFIGDDVVVAHNAGFDLGVIRYACAVDNIEWPEMRFLCTLVMARRAMALPTYRLPFLAETMGIPFDDHHDALADATVVVDVAARLAEHQQATDLLELAGSLGVAVGRMGSGIYRGSVAVSSGGHGAGKLTPVEVNTDADPSGYLYGRVVVFTGALMSMTRDAARQECAKVGAIPEQATTKRTNVLVVGDINPAALRPGSNVTGKARKAFELQDKGQEIEVMTEDDFLRCLDGNTLESAEVLLAESERSA from the coding sequence ATGCTCGATTTCACGACGATCGACTTTGAGACCGCCAACTCTTATCGAGGTTCTCCGTGCTCCGTGGGCTTGGTTCGTGTGCGAAACGGGCAGATCGTCGAGAGCCAGCATTGGCTGATCCGGCCGCCGGAGGGCGCTGATTGGTTCGACGGCTGGAACATCGCCATCCACGGGATCACCGCCGAGATGGTGGCGGACGCTCCCAGATGGAAGGACATCCTTCCGGCCATTGTGGACTTCATCGGCGACGACGTGGTTGTCGCTCACAACGCAGGCTTTGACCTCGGCGTGATCCGGTACGCCTGCGCCGTGGACAACATCGAATGGCCCGAGATGCGCTTCCTCTGCACACTGGTCATGGCTCGCCGCGCAATGGCCCTCCCCACTTACAGGCTGCCGTTCCTCGCTGAGACGATGGGCATCCCATTCGACGACCATCACGACGCGCTCGCTGACGCGACCGTCGTCGTGGACGTTGCCGCGCGATTGGCCGAGCACCAGCAAGCCACCGATCTGCTCGAGTTGGCGGGGTCTCTCGGCGTCGCCGTCGGACGCATGGGCTCCGGGATCTACCGAGGCAGCGTCGCCGTCTCGAGCGGCGGCCACGGTGCAGGCAAGCTCACCCCGGTCGAGGTGAACACGGACGCCGACCCCAGCGGATACCTCTATGGCCGAGTCGTCGTTTTCACCGGCGCGCTCATGTCGATGACACGGGACGCGGCCCGCCAGGAGTGCGCCAAGGTCGGCGCGATTCCGGAACAGGCCACCACCAAGCGAACCAACGTCCTCGTCGTGGGCGACATCAATCCGGCTGCACTCCGACCCGGCTCCAACGTCACCGGCAAAGCTCGCAAGGCGTTCGAGCTGCAGGACAAGGGCCAAGAGATTGAAGTCATGACCGAGGACGACTTCCTCCGCTGCCTCGATGGCAACACGCTGGAATCGGCCGAGGTGCTACTCGCCGAATCGGAGCGCTCGGCCTGA
- a CDS encoding tautomerase family protein yields the protein MPAALIEVRRQYSLDEEIAIIGAVHNALVEAFQIPPEDRNIRLIVHEPHRFACSPDLKLPEYRTIVTIDCFVGRSLDAKRKLYAAIVEQLGTLGIPGDHVSTILHEINRDNWGMGGGHAASDVNLGFDVNV from the coding sequence ATGCCTGCCGCCCTTATCGAGGTTCGCCGCCAGTACTCCCTCGACGAGGAAATCGCCATCATCGGCGCTGTCCACAACGCGCTGGTCGAGGCGTTCCAGATCCCACCGGAGGACCGCAACATCCGGCTGATCGTTCACGAGCCGCATCGCTTCGCCTGCTCCCCGGATCTCAAGCTTCCGGAGTATCGGACAATCGTCACAATCGACTGCTTCGTGGGCCGCTCGCTGGACGCCAAGCGCAAGCTGTACGCCGCGATCGTCGAGCAACTGGGCACACTCGGCATCCCAGGCGATCACGTGTCGACCATCCTGCACGAGATCAACCGCGACAACTGGGGCATGGGCGGAGGCCACGCCGCCAGCGACGTCAACCTCGGCTTCGACGTCAACGTCTAG
- a CDS encoding Fic family protein, whose amino-acid sequence MDASKFVDSPFGAPTKEPGNKWAFTYYLPKPMPRSVDLPTPVIAQLSEADAALGHLQGLGLLITDPGLLIGPYLRREALASSRIEGTQASLSDVFQAEIDASSVSDDTSEVQRYLEATKQAYELARTLPITQRLILQVHATLMEGVRGEEKSPGEFRKTPVWVGRAGATPDTATFVPPLPVHLGDLLADWERFVNDDGRALPALVQAALMHYQFETIHPFLDGNGRIGRLLINLLLMERGRLPLPLLYLSHYFETHRDEYYERLQAVREQGDIDGWLTFFLKAVHAQADDAVARSRKLVEIREAFHSAAIKERSSLPRLVDVIVRNPFVTVKSVETRLELTNQGARNLIKNAESRGWLRSLGSHGQGGRELWYSPAIYDVMEMPMTYEQDGGAQSVDS is encoded by the coding sequence GTGGATGCATCCAAGTTCGTCGACTCACCCTTCGGCGCCCCGACGAAAGAGCCAGGGAACAAGTGGGCTTTCACCTACTACCTGCCGAAGCCAATGCCCCGGTCAGTCGATCTGCCGACACCGGTAATCGCACAGCTGAGCGAGGCTGATGCCGCCCTGGGACACCTTCAAGGGCTCGGTCTCCTCATCACCGATCCAGGACTGCTGATTGGTCCATACCTGCGCCGCGAGGCACTTGCCAGTTCCAGGATCGAGGGGACCCAGGCTTCTCTCTCCGACGTGTTTCAGGCCGAGATCGACGCCAGCAGCGTGAGCGATGACACGTCGGAGGTCCAGCGCTATCTCGAAGCTACGAAGCAGGCATACGAGCTGGCTCGGACGTTGCCGATCACTCAGCGACTGATTCTTCAAGTCCACGCCACGCTCATGGAGGGCGTGCGGGGCGAAGAGAAGTCCCCGGGTGAGTTCCGCAAGACACCGGTTTGGGTTGGCAGAGCGGGCGCGACTCCCGATACGGCAACTTTCGTGCCACCTTTGCCGGTGCATCTCGGGGACCTGCTGGCCGACTGGGAGCGATTCGTCAACGACGATGGGCGCGCACTGCCCGCGCTCGTTCAAGCGGCCCTCATGCACTACCAGTTCGAGACGATCCACCCCTTCCTTGACGGAAACGGCAGAATCGGCCGACTCCTCATCAACCTCCTCCTGATGGAGCGCGGGCGCCTGCCCCTGCCACTGCTCTACCTGTCGCACTACTTTGAGACACATCGCGACGAGTACTACGAGCGGCTACAGGCTGTGCGTGAGCAGGGAGACATCGACGGCTGGCTGACCTTCTTCTTGAAAGCAGTGCATGCCCAAGCCGACGACGCGGTCGCTCGGTCGCGGAAGCTGGTTGAGATCCGAGAGGCATTCCATAGCGCAGCGATCAAGGAGCGATCAAGTCTGCCGAGACTCGTCGATGTAATCGTGAGAAATCCGTTCGTGACCGTGAAGTCGGTGGAGACCCGCCTGGAGCTCACTAACCAGGGCGCCCGCAATCTCATCAAGAACGCGGAGTCGCGCGGTTGGCTCCGAAGTCTTGGCTCGCACGGTCAGGGTGGACGCGAGCTGTGGTACTCGCCTGCCATCTACGACGTCATGGAGATGCCAATGACGTACGAGCAGGACGGCGGCGCCCAGTCCGTCGATTCGTAA
- a CDS encoding DUF1905 domain-containing protein produces the protein MDAEELSFRTTIGVDVKGETWNCVEILGSADFFGTGKSVRVDAKIDDVLLVNVGTLPTGDGGHMVSLNAKARKLLGKGIGDDVEVTIVKR, from the coding sequence ATGGACGCGGAAGAACTGAGCTTTCGGACGACGATCGGCGTCGACGTCAAGGGCGAGACCTGGAACTGCGTTGAGATCCTCGGCAGCGCCGACTTCTTCGGCACAGGCAAGTCTGTCCGGGTCGACGCCAAGATCGATGACGTGCTGCTGGTGAACGTCGGTACCCTGCCAACGGGCGATGGCGGCCATATGGTGTCCCTCAACGCCAAGGCACGCAAGCTGCTCGGCAAGGGCATCGGAGACGACGTCGAGGTGACAATCGTCAAGAGGTAA
- a CDS encoding dienelactone hydrolase family protein yields the protein MAEVLMFHHILGLTPGMREFADRLRAGGHTVHAPDLYDGRVFDSMEGAFAFVKSGVIDIDERADAAAADLPERLVYLGVSSGVMRAQRLAQKRAGAAGAVLLESAIPVSGEWAFGPWPDGVPVEIHGMDADEFFAGEGDIDAAREIVAAADDGELFTYPGDQHLFEDSSLPSYDAEATDVLVSRVLAFLGRVDH from the coding sequence ATGGCTGAGGTATTGATGTTCCACCACATCCTCGGGCTGACGCCCGGCATGCGTGAGTTCGCCGACCGGTTACGGGCCGGCGGTCATACGGTGCACGCACCCGACCTGTACGACGGACGCGTCTTCGACTCGATGGAAGGCGCGTTCGCCTTCGTCAAGAGCGGAGTGATCGACATCGATGAGCGGGCGGATGCCGCAGCCGCTGATCTTCCGGAGAGACTGGTGTACCTCGGTGTCTCGTCCGGAGTGATGCGGGCGCAGCGGCTCGCTCAGAAACGCGCGGGTGCCGCGGGAGCGGTGCTGCTCGAGTCGGCGATCCCGGTGTCGGGAGAGTGGGCGTTCGGGCCGTGGCCCGACGGCGTGCCAGTGGAGATTCACGGTATGGACGCCGACGAGTTCTTCGCTGGCGAAGGCGATATCGACGCAGCGCGCGAGATCGTCGCGGCAGCCGACGACGGCGAGTTGTTCACATACCCGGGCGACCAGCACCTGTTCGAGGACAGTTCGCTCCCGAGCTACGACGCCGAGGCAACGGACGTGCTGGTGAGCCGTGTGCTCGCGTTCCTCGGCCGGGTGGATCACTGA
- a CDS encoding alpha/beta hydrolase: protein MPFSPLPFSPRDVEYAYGPDSELRAGVARGRLEELCLPDSVCFPGTARKVWLHTPAGHSAEAESGVMFFNDGWWYLDPTAAVRAAAVLDNLAAEGALPPMVGVFVDPGVLTVDGETVKNRNMEYDAFNSDYADFLLEEVLPLVQERFTVSADPMMRGICGGSSGGDAAMTAAWTRPHGIGRVIAFNASFAQMPGGNPYPALLATEPRRSTRVFLHAAHRDLNWNQRDDNWFAESLETAAALARAGYDFRLVVGDGGHSPNHGGVLLPDALRWLWADGDD, encoded by the coding sequence ATGCCATTCAGCCCGTTGCCGTTCTCGCCGCGGGACGTCGAGTACGCGTACGGGCCGGACTCTGAGTTGCGCGCGGGGGTTGCGCGCGGCCGCTTGGAGGAACTGTGCCTTCCCGACAGTGTTTGCTTTCCGGGGACGGCGCGGAAGGTGTGGCTCCACACCCCGGCTGGTCACTCCGCTGAGGCGGAGAGCGGGGTGATGTTCTTCAACGATGGCTGGTGGTACCTCGACCCCACGGCCGCGGTTCGCGCGGCCGCTGTGCTCGACAACCTGGCCGCTGAGGGTGCATTGCCGCCGATGGTCGGCGTGTTCGTCGACCCTGGAGTGCTGACCGTCGACGGCGAGACGGTGAAGAACCGCAATATGGAGTACGACGCGTTCAACTCCGACTACGCCGACTTCCTCCTCGAAGAGGTTCTTCCGCTGGTGCAGGAGCGATTCACCGTGTCGGCAGATCCGATGATGCGCGGCATCTGCGGTGGCAGCAGCGGTGGGGATGCGGCGATGACCGCGGCGTGGACCAGGCCGCACGGGATCGGGCGGGTGATCGCGTTCAACGCGAGCTTCGCGCAGATGCCGGGCGGCAACCCGTACCCGGCACTGCTCGCGACCGAGCCGCGGCGGTCGACGCGGGTCTTCCTGCACGCTGCTCACCGTGATCTGAACTGGAACCAGCGCGACGATAACTGGTTCGCCGAGAGCCTCGAGACCGCTGCCGCGCTCGCCCGCGCCGGGTACGACTTCCGTCTCGTCGTCGGCGACGGCGGCCACAGCCCCAACCACGGCGGCGTGCTCCTTCCGGACGCGCTCCGCTGGCTCTGGGCCGACGGCGATGACTGA
- a CDS encoding alpha/beta fold hydrolase has protein sequence MTEPARREVVVDDGTTVSYFVFPGTEPTVVILHGLAGSGREFEPTARALAGRRVILIDQRGHGHSTRTPPDTSRAAYVGDVVRVIETESTGPVDIVGQSMGAHTAMLVAASHPNMVRRLVLLECDAGSGTPEERAALGAFFRSWKVPFPDRDAATSSLGGGPLARAWAADLEQRADGFYPRFDPDVMVATITDVAEPRWAEWAEVTAPALVIYAEHGMFTTQQQADFVARGTNVTRVDLSAGSHDAHLDAFDIWIIALSSFIDSR, from the coding sequence ATGACTGAACCGGCTCGCCGCGAAGTCGTCGTCGACGATGGGACGACGGTGTCCTACTTCGTGTTCCCCGGCACGGAACCGACCGTCGTGATCTTGCATGGGCTGGCAGGCAGCGGCCGGGAGTTCGAACCGACAGCGCGGGCTCTCGCCGGGCGTCGGGTCATCCTCATCGATCAGCGTGGTCATGGACACAGCACTCGCACCCCGCCGGACACGAGCCGCGCCGCCTACGTCGGCGACGTCGTACGGGTGATTGAAACCGAATCCACCGGCCCGGTTGACATTGTCGGGCAGTCGATGGGTGCTCACACCGCGATGCTCGTCGCCGCTTCTCACCCGAACATGGTTCGCCGTCTGGTTCTGCTCGAGTGCGATGCGGGCAGCGGAACCCCCGAGGAGCGTGCCGCGCTCGGCGCGTTCTTCCGGTCATGGAAGGTGCCGTTTCCCGATCGGGATGCCGCGACCTCGAGCCTCGGCGGCGGCCCGCTCGCACGCGCATGGGCCGCCGACCTTGAGCAGCGCGCCGACGGGTTCTATCCGCGCTTCGATCCAGACGTGATGGTCGCCACGATCACCGATGTCGCGGAACCTCGATGGGCCGAGTGGGCGGAGGTCACGGCGCCGGCGCTCGTGATCTACGCCGAGCACGGCATGTTTACCACGCAGCAGCAGGCCGACTTCGTTGCCCGCGGTACCAACGTGACGCGCGTCGACCTCAGCGCCGGGTCCCACGACGCACACCTTGACGCGTTCGATATCTGGATCATCGCACTGTCGTCTTTCATCGACTCACGCTGA
- a CDS encoding exonuclease domain-containing protein codes for MFDWLFGKRKTTAAATTELKRPTTPPTSSVPHFAIVDVETTGLSPRQNRIVELAVVRVDSEGNFVDEWSTRFNPEGPVGATHIHGITQADVAGAPLFRDVAAGLIPYISGVPIAAHNANFDLAFLRAEFQRAGWDTPWLPAFCTLDGSREYLPDLDRRRLADCCWAAGVPLENAHSALGDARATAGLLRFYLARTGRRQGQVLTALRDDARNVSWPQSPSRAPATSLANADDETRDRPKRITPARQKQPPLLRQLTDVSLLETVEEGAPEGTLAYLETLLDALEDGEISDEEAGELGELIEVYRLTDIDLHAAHRAFVLALAHKAVDDGHVSHDERAELHTLCDALDVPRATVNELIAHAAAARAARMSADLLPLPDDWGFGVSLRVGDKVAFTGCDDRQRDRLERRANELGVRVMNNVSRLTAMLVTDGSMDGTKLAKAREVGTRIVHPDTFEILLAHLQPAAPAEERPQADAARTQTTTTGPGNPAATAARSISDASPGAVRTWALANGYAVGVRGRISAEIWEAYAAAHTPVVAPVRVGATDVRVDEFEFQGEPMAPLGEWAYAPIVPTQAMGLTGGDDLHVARTDEYQANVRDALLTWKEEEDGQLMAMLIAEPLHPHIANAVRVDLVVGRARTVAGYLPESQSATLHELVKSAMDIGALPLLNAHASGGTSDQPALELRLIHLADDPARTSVTDEIIARTNERRAGELSNG; via the coding sequence ATGTTCGACTGGCTCTTCGGCAAGCGGAAGACAACTGCCGCTGCCACAACTGAACTCAAGCGGCCGACAACGCCCCCGACGAGCAGCGTTCCACATTTTGCGATTGTCGATGTGGAGACGACCGGGCTCTCCCCGCGCCAGAATCGCATCGTCGAGCTCGCAGTGGTGCGCGTCGACAGCGAGGGGAACTTTGTCGATGAATGGTCGACGCGATTCAATCCGGAGGGCCCTGTGGGTGCGACCCACATCCACGGGATCACGCAGGCGGACGTGGCGGGGGCGCCACTCTTTCGCGATGTTGCCGCTGGTCTGATCCCGTACATCTCGGGCGTGCCGATCGCGGCGCACAACGCGAATTTCGACCTCGCGTTCCTGCGAGCGGAGTTCCAGCGCGCGGGCTGGGATACACCGTGGCTACCGGCGTTCTGCACCCTTGACGGTAGCCGCGAGTATCTCCCCGATCTGGATCGCCGGCGACTGGCCGACTGCTGCTGGGCGGCCGGAGTCCCGCTCGAGAATGCTCACTCGGCGCTCGGCGATGCTCGTGCGACGGCAGGACTGCTTCGCTTCTACCTCGCCCGGACGGGCCGGCGTCAAGGTCAGGTCCTGACCGCACTCCGCGACGATGCCCGCAATGTCAGCTGGCCGCAGAGTCCCTCCCGTGCACCTGCAACCTCGTTGGCGAACGCTGACGATGAGACGCGTGACCGTCCGAAGCGAATCACCCCAGCCAGGCAGAAGCAGCCTCCGTTGCTTCGTCAATTGACCGACGTCAGCCTCCTCGAGACCGTCGAAGAGGGGGCACCTGAAGGTACGCTCGCGTACCTCGAGACGCTCCTCGACGCCCTTGAGGACGGTGAGATTAGCGACGAAGAAGCCGGCGAACTTGGCGAGCTGATAGAGGTCTACAGGCTCACCGATATCGACCTCCACGCAGCCCATCGAGCGTTCGTCCTCGCCCTCGCACACAAGGCCGTCGATGACGGGCACGTCTCGCACGACGAACGCGCAGAGCTGCACACCTTGTGCGACGCGCTCGACGTCCCCCGCGCGACCGTCAACGAGCTGATCGCGCACGCGGCCGCGGCACGCGCCGCACGAATGAGCGCTGACCTGCTCCCACTGCCCGACGACTGGGGTTTCGGCGTTTCCCTCCGAGTGGGCGACAAGGTCGCCTTCACCGGCTGCGACGACCGTCAGCGCGACCGGCTCGAACGCCGCGCAAACGAACTCGGCGTTCGAGTGATGAACAACGTGTCCCGACTCACCGCGATGCTCGTCACCGACGGGTCCATGGACGGCACCAAGCTCGCCAAGGCACGCGAAGTCGGGACCCGCATCGTGCACCCCGACACCTTCGAAATTCTCCTCGCTCACCTTCAGCCCGCCGCCCCTGCGGAAGAACGCCCCCAGGCCGACGCTGCACGGACCCAAACCACAACGACCGGACCTGGAAATCCCGCTGCGACGGCAGCGCGATCGATTTCCGACGCGTCGCCCGGTGCCGTGCGCACCTGGGCGCTCGCCAACGGGTACGCAGTCGGTGTCCGCGGACGCATCTCCGCCGAGATTTGGGAAGCATACGCAGCAGCGCACACCCCAGTCGTTGCTCCCGTGCGCGTGGGAGCGACAGACGTCCGCGTCGACGAGTTTGAGTTCCAGGGCGAACCGATGGCTCCCCTCGGCGAGTGGGCCTACGCCCCCATCGTGCCCACCCAAGCGATGGGGCTCACAGGTGGTGATGACCTGCATGTCGCCAGGACCGACGAGTATCAGGCCAACGTGCGGGACGCGCTCCTCACGTGGAAGGAGGAAGAAGACGGCCAACTGATGGCCATGCTCATCGCCGAACCCCTCCACCCACACATCGCGAACGCCGTGCGAGTCGACCTCGTAGTAGGCCGCGCGCGCACCGTCGCCGGCTACCTCCCGGAATCCCAGTCGGCGACACTCCACGAGCTGGTCAAGTCAGCGATGGACATCGGCGCGCTTCCACTGTTGAATGCGCATGCGTCCGGGGGCACAAGCGATCAACCGGCTCTAGAACTCCGGCTCATCCATCTCGCCGACGACCCCGCGAGAACCTCCGTCACCGACGAAATCATCGCCCGCACAAACGAACGACGCGCAGGCGAGCTCAGCAACGGCTGA
- a CDS encoding type 1 glutamine amidotransferase domain-containing protein produces MPRILNVVTNVGHYDDTSRHPTGLWLSELSHAWDVFDEHGFEQTIVSPSGGPSPLEPRSLKFPNYDRSAKAWRVDPARMELLQNTANPESIDPADYDAIYFTGGHAVMYDFPDSPGLQRLTREIWERGGVVASVCHGYCGLLNTTLSDGTLLVAGRRVTGFAWQEEVLARVDKLVPYNAEEEMKKRGALYEKARLPFVSYAVTDGRLVTGQNPGSAKETAQKVALALALR; encoded by the coding sequence ATGCCCCGCATCCTCAACGTCGTCACCAACGTCGGCCACTACGACGACACCTCCCGGCACCCCACCGGGCTGTGGCTGTCTGAACTCAGCCACGCCTGGGACGTGTTCGACGAGCACGGATTCGAGCAGACCATCGTCAGCCCCAGCGGCGGCCCGTCCCCGCTGGAGCCGCGATCGCTGAAGTTCCCGAACTACGACAGATCCGCGAAGGCCTGGCGCGTCGACCCCGCACGCATGGAGCTGCTGCAGAACACCGCCAATCCTGAGAGCATCGACCCCGCCGACTACGACGCGATCTACTTCACCGGCGGTCACGCCGTGATGTACGACTTCCCCGACAGTCCCGGACTGCAGCGCCTCACCCGCGAGATCTGGGAACGCGGCGGGGTTGTCGCATCGGTCTGCCACGGCTACTGCGGGCTCCTGAACACCACCCTCTCCGACGGCACCCTCCTCGTCGCAGGGCGACGCGTGACCGGGTTCGCGTGGCAGGAAGAAGTCCTCGCCCGCGTCGACAAGCTCGTTCCCTACAACGCCGAAGAAGAGATGAAGAAACGCGGCGCGCTGTACGAAAAGGCCCGGCTGCCCTTCGTGTCATATGCCGTCACCGACGGTCGACTCGTCACCGGGCAGAACCCCGGATCCGCGAAGGAGACCGCACAGAAGGTCGCCCTCGCCCTCGCCCTCCGCTGA
- a CDS encoding TetR/AcrR family transcriptional regulator has translation MQETQPAPAVRDGYHHGDLRAALLDAATEMLEAGASFSLRAVARHANVSQSAPYRHFADREALESALAVRGFHELRGRLSQGGRLAASEAELTEFAVAYVGFALQHPAVFRLMFGQPCDDRNDERVLAAGELHTLLEDSISQVYAHIDPAPLATALWALTHGLAFLHLDGKLTADSPEAVAVRVRDAIAAIRALPTTPASA, from the coding sequence ATGCAGGAGACGCAACCAGCGCCGGCCGTCCGGGACGGATACCATCACGGTGATCTGAGGGCGGCGCTCCTGGACGCCGCGACCGAGATGCTCGAGGCGGGGGCGTCGTTTTCGCTGCGCGCCGTCGCCCGACATGCGAACGTGTCGCAGTCCGCCCCGTACCGGCACTTCGCGGACCGCGAGGCGCTGGAGTCCGCGTTGGCGGTGCGCGGCTTCCACGAGCTTCGCGGGCGGTTGTCCCAGGGAGGGCGGTTGGCGGCATCCGAAGCGGAGCTCACCGAGTTCGCGGTGGCGTACGTGGGGTTCGCGCTGCAGCACCCCGCCGTGTTCCGCCTCATGTTCGGTCAGCCCTGCGACGACCGCAACGACGAACGCGTCCTCGCTGCCGGCGAACTCCACACGCTCCTGGAGGACTCTATTTCGCAGGTCTACGCGCATATCGATCCCGCCCCGCTGGCGACCGCACTGTGGGCGCTGACCCACGGGCTCGCGTTCCTCCACCTCGACGGCAAGCTCACAGCGGACTCCCCGGAGGCCGTTGCCGTCCGAGTCCGAGACGCGATCGCAGCCATCCGCGCGCTCCCCACAACCCCGGCGAGCGCCTGA
- a CDS encoding NAD-dependent epimerase/dehydratase family protein codes for MQTILGAGGQIGTELARELHDHYTTELRLVSRNPQRLHETDDLIAASLLSPEETDAAVVGSDIVYLTVGLPPDAKLWAEQLPVMMRNTMDACERHGAKLVFFDNTYMYPMTGGPLTEETAFDPHGPKAKTRALIATMLLETMAAGRVEAVICRAPEFYGPGRTQSFTNSLFFDPIQQGRIPRVPLRDDTLRTLIWTPDASRAMALIGNTTSAYGQTWHLPCDTPISYEQLARLASEEWNRKIRYTVMPKIAFQTAGIFDAGAREIRELLPRYAHDNVFVTEKFTRAFPDFPVTTFPVGIHTIHAGEATPANNR; via the coding sequence ATGCAGACCATCCTCGGAGCAGGCGGCCAGATCGGGACCGAGCTGGCGCGCGAGCTGCACGATCACTACACGACGGAGTTGCGGCTGGTCAGCCGCAACCCGCAGCGGCTGCACGAAACCGACGACCTCATCGCTGCGAGCCTGCTGAGCCCAGAGGAGACCGATGCGGCCGTGGTTGGAAGTGACATCGTGTACCTGACTGTGGGGTTGCCGCCGGACGCCAAGCTGTGGGCGGAGCAGCTTCCGGTGATGATGCGGAACACGATGGACGCGTGCGAGAGGCACGGCGCGAAGCTGGTGTTCTTCGACAACACGTACATGTACCCCATGACCGGCGGGCCGCTCACGGAGGAGACCGCGTTCGATCCGCACGGACCCAAGGCGAAGACCCGGGCACTGATCGCGACAATGCTGCTCGAGACCATGGCTGCCGGTCGCGTCGAAGCGGTGATCTGCCGTGCGCCGGAGTTCTACGGCCCAGGGAGGACCCAGAGCTTCACCAACAGCCTCTTCTTCGACCCGATCCAGCAGGGCCGAATACCCCGCGTCCCGCTGCGCGACGACACCCTCCGCACCCTGATCTGGACTCCCGACGCCAGCCGGGCGATGGCTCTCATCGGAAACACCACGTCTGCGTACGGGCAGACCTGGCACCTGCCGTGCGACACGCCCATCAGCTACGAGCAACTCGCCCGACTCGCATCCGAGGAATGGAACAGGAAGATCCGCTACACGGTCATGCCGAAGATCGCGTTCCAGACCGCGGGCATCTTCGATGCCGGCGCCCGCGAAATCCGCGAACTCCTCCCGCGCTACGCCCACGACAACGTCTTCGTAACCGAGAAGTTCACCCGCGCGTTCCCCGACTTCCCCGTCACCACCTTCCCAGTCGGCATCCACACGATCCACGCCGGCGAGGCCACCCCTGCCAACAACAGGTGA
- a CDS encoding uracil-DNA glycosylase family protein, translated as MQLIGYQESIPWMGSTVLTLADIWPERPTAMIVGLNPAPKSVTAGHYYQGAVGRRQMNRLVDAGLFPRTSDGPFFEADALVGGVGFTDLVKRPTVGENDVPVEEQRHGRSALISELARRRVPLVICIFRHPADAILGKQSVVGFQQHATDWGGHLFRMPGPFESAERSAARMNTLRDFLLTA; from the coding sequence ATGCAGCTGATCGGGTACCAGGAGTCCATACCGTGGATGGGCTCGACTGTGCTGACGCTCGCCGACATCTGGCCTGAGCGGCCAACCGCCATGATCGTCGGTTTGAATCCAGCGCCGAAGAGCGTCACGGCGGGGCACTACTACCAGGGTGCTGTCGGCCGGCGTCAGATGAACCGGCTTGTCGACGCTGGCCTCTTCCCGCGCACCTCGGACGGACCGTTCTTCGAAGCGGACGCTCTTGTCGGCGGCGTCGGGTTCACCGACCTTGTCAAGCGACCCACGGTCGGGGAGAACGACGTCCCCGTGGAGGAGCAACGCCACGGACGATCCGCGCTCATTTCCGAGCTGGCGCGACGCCGTGTTCCACTCGTGATCTGTATCTTCCGACACCCGGCGGATGCGATCCTCGGCAAACAGAGCGTCGTCGGGTTTCAGCAGCACGCGACCGACTGGGGAGGTCACCTCTTCCGGATGCCCGGGCCGTTCGAGAGCGCTGAGCGAAGCGCGGCGCGCATGAACACGCTTCGAGACTTTCTCCTTACTGCATAG